The window aaaatccgttgagatgacaccgtatgaactgttgTTTAGCAAGAAAcataagttgtcgtttcttaaagtttggggttgtgatgcttatgtgaaaaagtttcagcctgataagctcaaacccaaatcggagaagtgcgtcttcataggatacccaaaacaaactgttgggtacaccttctatcacagatccgaaggcaagatctttgttgctaagagtggatcctttctagagaaggagtttctctcgaaagaagtgagtgggaggaaagtagaacttgatgaggtaattgtaccttctctcgaattggaaagtagctcatcactgaagtcagttccggtgatgcctacaccaattagtgaggaagttaatgatgatgatcatgaaacttcaaatcaagttactaccgaacctcgtaggtcaaccagagtacgatctgcaccagagtggtacggtaatcttgttctagaagtcatgttgacaatgatgaacctacgaactatgaggaagcgatgatgagcccagattccggcGGATGggttgaggccatgaaatctgagatagaatccatgtatgagaacaaagtgtggactttggtggacttgcccgatgatcggcaatccattgagaataaatggatcttcaagaggaagacagacgctaataatagtgttactatctacaaagctcgacttgtcgaaaagggtttttgacaaattcaagatgttgactacgatgagattttctcactcgtatcgatgcttaaagtctgtccgaatcatgttagcagttgccacattttatgaaatctgacaaatggatatcaaaactgcattccttaatggatttattaaagaagagttgtatatgatacaaccagaaggttttgtcaatcctaaatgtgctaacaaaatgtgcaagctccagcgatccatctatggactggtgcaagcatctcggagttggaatatacgctttgataagttgatcaaagcatatagttttatacagacttgcggtgaagcctgtatttacaagaaagtgagtgggagcactacagcctttctgataagtatatgtgaatgacatattgttgatcagaaatgatggagaattttctggaaagcataaaggagtgtttgaaaggagtttttcaaagaaagacctcggtgaagttgcttacatattgggcatcaagatctatagagatagatcaagacgcttgataagatttttcaatgagtacataccttgacaagagttttgaagtagttcaaaatggaacaatcaaagaaggagttcttgcctgtattgcaaggtgtaaagttgagtaagactcaaaacacgaccacggcagaaaatagaaagagaatgaaagtcattccctatgccttagccataggttctataaagtatgctatgttgtgtaccaaaccttTTATGTACCTTgtcatgagtttggcaagggggtacgatattgatccaggagtggatcacttgaccgcggtcaaaattatccttagaagactaagagatatttctcagttatggaggtgataaagagttcgtcgtaaagagttcgtcgtaaagagttacgccaATGCAAGCTTTTACATTGATCCGGATGAATCTGAGTCTCagtctggatacatattgaaagtgggagcaattagctagagtagctccatgcagagcattgtagacatagaaaaattgcaaaatacatacggctctgaatgtgacagaaccattgactaagcttctctcacaagcaaaacatgatcacaccttagtactctttgggtgttaatcacatagcgatgtgaactagattattgactctagtaaaaccctttgggtattagtcacatggtgatgtgaactattggtgttatatcacatggcgatatgaactagattattgactctagtgcaagtgggagactaaagtaaatatgccctagaggcaataataaagttgttatttatatttcattatatcatgataaatgtttattattcatgctagaattgtattaaccggaaacttagtacatgtgtgaatacatagacaaaacagagtgtccctagtatgcctctacttgactagctcgttaatcaaagatgtttatgtttcctgaccatagacatgtgttgtcatttgatgaacgagaacacatcattagagaatgatgtgatggacaagatccatctgttagcttagtattatgatcgttgagttttattgctattgctttcttcatgacttatacatgttcctctgactatgagattatgcaactcccgaataccggaggaacaccttgtgtgctatcaaacgtcacaacgtaactgggtgattataaagatgctctacaggtgtctccgaaggtgtttgttgggttggcatagattgagattaggatttttcactccgtgtatcggagaggtgtctctagGCCCTTtcgataatgcacatcattataagccttgcaagcaatgtgactaatgagttagttgcgggatgatgcattacggaacgagtaaagagacttgccggtaacgagattgaactaggtatgatgataccgacaatcgaatatcgggcaggtaacataccgatgacaaagggaacgacgtatgttgttatgcgtttgaccgataaagatcttcgtagaatatgtaggagccaatatgagcatccaggttccgctattggttattgaccggagatgtgtctcggtcatgtctacatagttctcgaacccgtagggtccgcacgcttaacgttcgatgacgatttgtattatgagttatctgatttgatgaccgaagtttgttcggagtcccggatgagatcacggacatgacaaggagtctcgaaatggtcgagaggtaaagattgatatattggaaggtagtattcggacaccggaagggttccgcgGTGCATCGGGTACATACcagagtaccggaggggttaccggaaccccctggggaaagatatgggccttatgggccataggagagaggctaaccagcccacaaggcgCTGGTGCgtcccccacaagggaggagtccgaattggacttgggaagggggcgccacccccctttccttctcctactccctctccttccccttttccccctccggtagaaggaaaaaagggtagggccgaatcctactatgactggagtcctagtaggactcccctctccctggcgcgccccttgttggccggcctcctcctcccctcctttatatatgggggcagggggcaccccaaaggcacaacagacaatctattagccgtgtgcggtgccccctcgacagttcaacacctcggtcatatcgtcgtagtgcttaggcgaagccctgcgccagtaacttcatcatcaccgtcgccacgccgtcgtgctaacgaaactctccctcgtcctcaactggatcaagagctcgagggacgtcatcgagttgaacgtgtgctgaacacggaggtgccgtacggtcggtacttggatcggttggatcgtgaagacgttcgactacatcaaccgcgttacttaacgcttccgctttcggtctacgagggtacgtggacacactctccccgctcgttgctatgcttctcctagatagaccttgcgcgtgatcgtaggcaaattttttgaaatactacgttcacCAACAAATATTTCCAAACATCACcctaaaaggaaaaaagaaatcTTGCTCTTCGCTCCATTGACTGAATAAATAAGAGCATCACAATATGTAATTCAACGATACCCCCTCTGTATATTACTTTACATATGTATATTTTAGGTATTGGTAATTATTTGTTGGCATAGTGTTTGTCTGCATTTGTCATATATGAGCCCATTATTGACTTCTTAAAATGTTGAGACCATTTTTTGTGGAGTTTGATGCTCTTGTTGTTATCTAGCCTCACATGATTTGACCGTTTGATGGAATTTAGGTTGATCCTTTGCTTTCAGATTTGTTAGCAAGTATTCATATCCTATTTGTTTCTTGTCAGTTAGAGAGAACAATGAACAAGTGTACTCCAGTTGCTTCTGTATGTAAAACAACTAGAATGCAATTAAGCGCCGTGTAGTACTAGCATATGATAGATTACTAATCGCAAATCACGGTGAAAGGCATTAGGAACACCAATTTACAACTGCGAGTAATCCCTTTTGAATACGGTGTCATTCATTACATGGGTGCATACTCACTATAGTTCGGCACATTTGAATAGTCAATGTCCCTCCCCCTCTCAGGCGCAAAAAAATGACAATGTCCAAAATGCATATACTTCTATCTATCACGACAATTTGTACCCTCACTATAAATGCTATTACTACGCAACTACCGCTTCTAATTACGAGTTCTTTTAGAATGATGGATCTACTTAATGAATTCAGCTTCTAAGAACTGTATTTATATGCCTATTTGACAATTTCCCTTTGAGTCTGAATGAATCACAGGAAATGGAGAGGTTTACTGAGAGTGTGGGGGGAATTTGCATGCTACTGTCCGGAAAAGTGGTAACAATCTACAGTATAGGATATGGAAGAGTGTAAATAGTAGTTGTATTTTGTTCTCCAAACATATCTTTCTCGGGCTAATACATGTCGTGTATTGAATCATGTTGTATTAAGACGTATCACACTGGAATTAGCTTGTCGAATGACTATATTTTACAATGGCGATTCAGAGGATCAACTACTAGATTTAATGCTCTAAATTTACAACATATCAAAGACCGAATGAATGAAAGAATACATTATTATCTCTATGCAGCAACATGACAATGACATCCCACCTTTGAAAATATAATTTGAGCAACATCACAAATATTGTGTATCTATTTAATTCAATATATCGGGGATCATTTTCCTATATTGATGTGCATCTCATTTGGTTAACATTTGAGACGTGTGTTGCACGTGCGTGCTTACTAGTAGTGTATAGTATAAAAGAATTAGATGAGAGATTTAAGAAATTGTTGACTTGATTAAAATTGGGTGATTCAATTCTAATTAGACACCTCAACTGATCGTGGGGCCTTTTAACCTATGTTCAAATTGGCCCTCCCACAATTAGATCGAACATGCTAAAATGCGTCAATCAGACGGAAAAATAAGGCCAGCCGGCCGCTGCCTAGCACGCGCCTTCTCAGAGTCAATCGATTCGCGAAACCGCCACGGCCCCACCCCCACAATCCACTCCGATTCCATCCACGTCTCCTGTATGGGATTTCTCGACTGCTCGTCCGAGTCGAATTCGGTTCTCCCACTTGTTTCAACCGCCATGACCCTTGAGCTATATAAGCAGGCCCCTGTTCCGCTCTAGGAGCACAGCCTGCGACGCTCTCGTAGTCAATCAAATTACAAACCAGCGTCCAAGTTCGTCCGCTGGTGTACGCGCAGCTAGAGTAGGCATGGCCACCGCCGTGAACGAGCACGTCCTGCTCAGCCAACCCGACAAGCTGGTCCTGCTCGCCGAGATCCCGGCCGCAGACTCGTGCGGCTCGTCGCAGCCCGACGTCACGTTCCGGCTGCTCGTCGAGCAATGCAGCGACTACGGCGGCGGCCCCGTGGACGTCGACACGATGGAGGACGTTTCCTGCCGCGTGCCGCTCCGCGACCTGGGCCGCCGGGGCGCCGCGGACCGGGCGTTTGCGGGCCTCGTGGCCAGGCTCGACAACCCGATGCTGCGCCCGGAGGTCGCGACGGAGGCCCGGAGGGCGGCGGAGCGCGTCGGCGCGAGGCGCGGCGCGctcgacgagctcggcggcgtgGAGTTCCGCCTCCGTGTCGTTTTCGTCGACGATGACGCGTCCGAGGAGCCGGCGGCGTCGGACGAGGACGAGAGCGGGAGCGACATGGAGTTCGGGGAATTCGACCTGAGCGGCGCGCGGAGCCTGCACGGCCAGCGGGCCGTCGCCGCGTacgaggaggacgaggacggcTGCAGCGCCCAGTTCATGGTGCGCCCGTACCGCGCGGGGGAGGGGGCGAGCCTGCTGCTGTCGAGCTTCGAGGCGCGCTCGGACGGCCCCGAGCTGACCGAGCAGCACGAGCTGACGTCGCATGACATGCGCCGCCTCGTGCACCTGGCGCTGGAAGGGGGCGCGAGCATGGAGGACGACGAGGCCTACCAGCGAGCGCTGGCCGGCGGCACGGCCGTGTCCTCGGCGTCGCGCGCCGCCATGGTCGACCAGGCGCTGCAATCCGCGAGCCACCAGCAGCAGCGGTCCAAGTCACCGAGCCCGATCTTTCCGATGCGCTCCGGATTCTGATGCCTGACGGATTGGAACAAACTTTCCTTTTTACGGGTCTTTTGGTTGGAACTTGGAAACCCCCACCGTGTAAAGTTGGAATACTATTTTCTTT is drawn from Aegilops tauschii subsp. strangulata cultivar AL8/78 chromosome 1, Aet v6.0, whole genome shotgun sequence and contains these coding sequences:
- the LOC109767659 gene encoding uncharacterized protein; translated protein: MATAVNEHVLLSQPDKLVLLAEIPAADSCGSSQPDVTFRLLVEQCSDYGGGPVDVDTMEDVSCRVPLRDLGRRGAADRAFAGLVARLDNPMLRPEVATEARRAAERVGARRGALDELGGVEFRLRVVFVDDDASEEPAASDEDESGSDMEFGEFDLSGARSLHGQRAVAAYEEDEDGCSAQFMVRPYRAGEGASLLLSSFEARSDGPELTEQHELTSHDMRRLVHLALEGGASMEDDEAYQRALAGGTAVSSASRAAMVDQALQSASHQQQRSKSPSPIFPMRSGF